A genomic stretch from Shewanella woodyi ATCC 51908 includes:
- the ptsP gene encoding phosphoenolpyruvate--protein phosphotransferase has translation MLKTLRDITQAVAAAQDLHSALALLVSQTKSAMATQCCSIYILEGRELILSATDGLLTDAVGQVKMSLSEGLVGLVAEREEAVNLADARQHPRFKEFSEVEEESFRAFLAVPIIYQKRILGVLVVQQIEARQFNEGEEAFLMTLAAQLAMAIRNLRMKDEVKTSSNQLHFTGTSAANGIAIAHALVLGGQIDLEQPESRAQDITSEEARLHTAISTCKDTLTSLSQRFDQEQDNEVVSIFSALLLLLDHASLGGEYIKEVRDGWCAVSAVSRVSLRYIEQFTQMQDLYLKERASDIRDLGQRVLRLLIEPERMEVDPEIPVILVTKEADATMLAEFPRQKLVGIVTEQGGVNSHAAILARALGVPAIIGVEGVLTAGIDNKLLIINANRGQLLVSPTPTLINEYRNLISAEKALQKQYAMELNLPAETIDGKRIHLYLNAGLLSSLASEIADGSDGVGLYRTEIPFMLHQRFPSESEQVKVYKEVLDAASDKPVVMRTLDVGGDKPLSYFPINEENPFLGWRGIRLSLDHPELFLVQLRAMVQAGGEGEQLHILLPMVSSLDEIDQAKAYLEQAYFELKNDVNPNIVRPKLGIMLEVPALLYQLAEVAKRVDFVSVGSNDLTQYLLAVDRNNPRVSTLYDCYHPGILRALKRARFDCWQYHLPVSVCGELAGEPIGVILLVAMGYDQLSMNQGSLAKVNYLLRRVSHSDLSELLEMALTLNNGRQVRELVRSYFESRELGALLN, from the coding sequence GTGTTAAAAACACTAAGAGATATTACACAGGCTGTTGCTGCGGCTCAGGATCTCCACTCTGCATTAGCCCTATTGGTGTCTCAAACCAAGTCAGCCATGGCAACCCAGTGTTGCTCTATCTATATACTAGAGGGGCGAGAGCTTATTCTATCGGCCACCGATGGTCTGCTTACTGATGCGGTTGGTCAGGTGAAGATGTCATTGAGTGAAGGCCTAGTTGGGCTAGTTGCCGAGCGGGAAGAGGCTGTTAACCTTGCTGATGCCCGTCAACACCCTAGGTTTAAAGAGTTCTCTGAAGTTGAGGAGGAGAGCTTTCGCGCATTTCTTGCAGTCCCTATTATCTACCAAAAACGCATTCTAGGTGTTCTAGTTGTTCAGCAGATCGAAGCTCGGCAGTTTAATGAGGGTGAAGAGGCATTTCTGATGACCTTAGCGGCGCAGCTTGCGATGGCTATCAGAAACCTGAGAATGAAAGATGAGGTGAAAACCAGCTCTAACCAACTGCATTTTACCGGCACCTCAGCTGCTAACGGTATCGCCATCGCCCATGCTTTAGTACTTGGTGGCCAGATAGATCTGGAACAGCCAGAGTCAAGAGCTCAAGATATTACCTCCGAGGAGGCAAGGTTACACACGGCGATTAGTACCTGTAAAGATACGTTAACCTCTCTGTCGCAGCGATTTGATCAAGAGCAGGATAATGAAGTGGTCTCTATCTTCTCTGCTCTATTACTTCTGCTTGATCACGCGAGTTTAGGGGGGGAGTACATTAAAGAGGTCAGAGATGGCTGGTGTGCGGTTTCAGCTGTCAGTCGAGTTTCTCTGCGTTACATCGAGCAGTTTACTCAGATGCAAGATCTCTACTTGAAGGAGCGGGCCAGTGATATTCGCGATCTAGGTCAGCGGGTATTACGTCTCTTGATTGAGCCTGAAAGGATGGAGGTTGATCCTGAGATCCCAGTGATTTTGGTCACTAAAGAAGCCGATGCCACCATGTTAGCTGAGTTCCCCAGACAGAAACTAGTGGGAATTGTGACTGAGCAAGGGGGAGTCAACTCCCATGCGGCTATTTTAGCTCGAGCTTTAGGCGTCCCGGCGATTATCGGTGTCGAGGGAGTGTTGACGGCAGGTATCGATAATAAGCTGCTTATTATCAATGCTAACCGCGGCCAACTCTTAGTCTCTCCTACTCCTACATTGATTAATGAGTATCGCAACCTTATCTCTGCCGAAAAGGCGCTGCAAAAGCAGTATGCGATGGAGTTGAACCTGCCTGCAGAGACCATTGATGGAAAGCGGATCCATCTTTATTTAAATGCTGGCTTGTTAAGCAGTTTAGCTTCCGAGATAGCCGATGGTTCAGACGGGGTTGGCCTGTATCGTACTGAGATCCCTTTTATGTTGCACCAAAGATTCCCTAGCGAGTCAGAGCAAGTAAAGGTGTACAAAGAAGTTCTTGACGCTGCCAGTGATAAGCCGGTGGTGATGCGTACCTTAGATGTCGGTGGCGATAAACCACTCTCCTATTTTCCTATTAATGAAGAAAACCCTTTTCTTGGTTGGCGAGGTATTCGTCTTTCTCTTGATCACCCTGAGCTGTTTCTTGTGCAGCTTAGGGCGATGGTCCAAGCTGGGGGCGAAGGGGAGCAGCTGCATATCTTACTGCCAATGGTGAGCAGTTTAGATGAGATAGATCAGGCTAAAGCTTACTTAGAGCAAGCCTATTTTGAGCTGAAAAATGATGTGAACCCTAATATCGTCAGACCAAAACTTGGGATCATGCTTGAAGTACCTGCACTACTTTACCAACTTGCAGAGGTCGCAAAACGGGTAGATTTTGTCTCCGTTGGCTCTAACGACTTAACCCAATACCTGCTAGCTGTGGATAGAAATAACCCAAGGGTCAGCACGCTTTATGATTGTTATCACCCTGGAATACTTCGTGCTTTAAAGCGGGCACGTTTTGACTGTTGGCAATACCATCTGCCTGTCAGCGTATGTGGTGAACTTGCTGGAGAGCCTATCGGTGTTATTTTATTGGTTGCCATGGGTTATGATCAGTTAAGTATGAACCAGGGGAGTTTAGCTAAGGTGAACTACCTACTTAGACGAGTGTCTCATTCTGATCTCAGCGAACTTTTGGAGATGGCACTGACATTAAATAATGGCCGTCAAGTAAGGGAGTTGGTGAGAAGCTACTTTGAATCTCGCGAGCTGGGTGCTCTGCTTAACTAA
- a CDS encoding sulfite exporter TauE/SafE family protein yields the protein MDSMVLVFISCLALGAFIGFMAGLLGIGGGVIAVPALLILLPSIGFSSDILPHVAIATSLAAIILTSLSSAQAHHRRGNIPWPIFTTMLPGLILGSICSGFIAKMISAEQLQQIFAFFIILMAIQMVFPFRVAAENKPLPSTLFLFLTSVIIAIIAALMGIGGGILLIPFLSWCGLQMRNAIGFSSASGLFISLFGSLGYVVAGWQVSGLPSGTLGYVYLPALLGIVITSVLMAPLGVRAATHWPTPILKRVFALLLIVTGIKLALT from the coding sequence TTGGATAGCATGGTTTTGGTTTTTATCAGTTGCTTGGCTTTAGGCGCCTTTATTGGCTTTATGGCGGGGTTATTGGGCATAGGTGGTGGAGTCATCGCGGTACCTGCGCTGCTTATTTTACTCCCAAGCATTGGTTTTTCTTCAGATATTTTACCACACGTGGCGATTGCAACTTCCCTTGCAGCCATCATCTTAACCTCTCTTTCATCGGCTCAGGCTCATCATAGACGGGGTAATATCCCTTGGCCTATTTTTACAACCATGTTGCCGGGGTTGATCTTAGGCTCTATTTGCTCAGGCTTTATAGCTAAGATGATAAGTGCAGAGCAACTGCAGCAGATATTTGCCTTCTTTATCATCTTGATGGCGATTCAGATGGTATTTCCATTTCGTGTGGCAGCTGAAAATAAACCGCTGCCATCGACACTGTTTCTATTTTTAACCTCAGTCATTATTGCTATCATCGCAGCCTTAATGGGCATTGGTGGTGGAATACTCTTGATCCCATTTTTGAGTTGGTGTGGATTACAGATGCGCAATGCGATAGGTTTTTCGTCGGCGTCCGGTCTGTTTATCTCACTGTTTGGTAGCCTAGGTTATGTGGTTGCTGGTTGGCAGGTATCTGGCTTGCCTTCGGGTACATTAGGCTATGTATATTTGCCTGCTCTTTTAGGGATAGTTATCACTTCAGTGTTAATGGCTCCGTTGGGCGTCAGAGCAGCTACTCACTGGCCAACTCCTATTTTAAAGCGAGTTTTTGCACTTTTGCTTATCGTCACAGGCATTAAGCTTGCGCTCACTTAA
- a CDS encoding thymidylate synthase, with translation MKQYLDLCNRIIDEGTWIENERTGKRCLTVINADLVYNVADNEFPLITTRKSFWKSAIAEMLGYIRGYDNAADFRKLGAKTWDANANENQAWLNNSHRKGEDDMGRVYGVQGRAWSKPDGGSVDQLRKIVDNLKNGVDDRGEILSFYNPGEFHMGCLRPCMHTHNFSMLGDTLYLNSFQRSCDVPLGLNFNQVQVFALLAIVAQITGKKAGMAYHKIVNAHIYEDQLELMRDVQLKREPFAPASLTINPDIKSLEDLETWVTMDDFEVSGYQHHDAIKYPFSV, from the coding sequence ATGAAACAGTACCTAGATCTATGTAACAGAATTATCGATGAAGGCACCTGGATTGAAAATGAGCGTACCGGTAAACGCTGTTTAACAGTGATCAATGCCGACCTTGTCTATAACGTTGCTGACAATGAGTTTCCACTTATTACGACTCGAAAGAGCTTTTGGAAGAGTGCGATTGCCGAGATGTTGGGCTATATACGGGGTTATGACAATGCTGCTGATTTCAGAAAACTGGGAGCCAAGACATGGGATGCGAATGCCAATGAAAATCAAGCTTGGCTAAACAACTCTCATCGTAAAGGTGAAGATGACATGGGGCGTGTTTATGGCGTTCAGGGGCGTGCGTGGAGTAAACCTGATGGCGGCAGTGTGGATCAACTTAGGAAGATAGTCGATAACCTAAAAAATGGTGTCGATGATAGAGGCGAGATATTAAGCTTCTATAACCCAGGTGAGTTTCATATGGGCTGTTTACGTCCCTGTATGCATACCCATAACTTCTCAATGCTAGGTGATACTCTCTACTTAAATAGTTTTCAGCGTTCATGTGATGTGCCATTAGGCTTAAACTTTAATCAGGTGCAGGTATTTGCGTTATTGGCTATTGTGGCTCAGATCACTGGGAAAAAAGCGGGAATGGCATACCATAAGATAGTGAATGCCCACATATATGAAGATCAGCTCGAATTGATGCGTGATGTACAGCTAAAAAGAGAGCCGTTTGCACCAGCATCATTAACCATTAATCCGGATATTAAATCCCTTGAAGATCTGGAAACTTGGGTTACTATGGATGACTTTGAGGTGTCAGGTTACCAGCATCATGACGCGATAAAATACCCATTTTCAGTTTAA
- the nhaR gene encoding transcriptional activator NhaR, with protein MSHLNYNHLYYFWMVHKKGSVAKAAEALCLAPQTVTGQIRVLEARLKGSLFKRSGRSLEPTELGELVFRYADRMFSLSYEMLDILNYQKDENILFEVGIADALSKALASRVLLSVVPSDGSMHLACFESTHESLMERLREHKLDMILSDCAGESLKYPEILSKKLGECGVAFFSAEQFSQPFPECLEQGKLLIPGKRTSLGQQLYHWFDVNGLNVNILGEFDDAAMMKAFGYFKQGIFVAPSIYKQDILSHGMHLLGETTDIKEVYHVMFAERMIQHPAVKRLLATDFTDLFEGRDAEVQRL; from the coding sequence ATGTCTCATCTGAACTACAACCATCTCTATTATTTTTGGATGGTCCATAAAAAAGGCTCGGTGGCGAAAGCTGCCGAGGCTTTATGCTTAGCCCCTCAAACGGTAACAGGGCAGATCCGTGTCCTTGAAGCCCGCCTTAAAGGCAGTCTATTCAAACGTTCTGGACGTTCTCTTGAGCCCACTGAGCTTGGTGAGTTAGTGTTCCGTTACGCTGATAGGATGTTTAGCCTGAGTTATGAGATGCTAGATATTCTCAATTACCAAAAAGATGAGAATATTCTATTTGAAGTCGGCATTGCCGATGCGCTCTCTAAGGCGCTTGCGAGTCGAGTTCTTCTCTCTGTTGTTCCCAGTGATGGTTCTATGCATTTGGCCTGCTTTGAGTCGACCCATGAAAGTTTAATGGAGCGGCTGCGCGAGCATAAACTTGATATGATCTTATCTGATTGCGCTGGTGAATCTTTGAAATACCCAGAGATCTTATCCAAGAAACTGGGGGAGTGCGGGGTTGCATTTTTCTCCGCTGAACAGTTCAGTCAACCTTTCCCTGAATGTTTAGAACAGGGCAAGTTGTTGATCCCTGGTAAACGCACCTCTTTAGGCCAGCAACTGTACCACTGGTTTGATGTCAACGGACTCAATGTCAATATCTTAGGTGAGTTTGATGACGCGGCTATGATGAAGGCATTTGGCTACTTTAAGCAGGGGATCTTCGTTGCTCCCTCAATCTATAAGCAAGATATTTTATCTCATGGTATGCATCTACTTGGTGAGACTACAGACATTAAAGAGGTCTACCATGTGATGTTTGCTGAGAGGATGATTCAACATCCAGCGGTGAAGCGTCTCTTGGCAACCGATTTTACCGATCTGTTTGAAGGTCGTGATGCCGAAGTACAGCGTCTATAA
- a CDS encoding FAD assembly factor SdhE, with amino-acid sequence MNIARVRWACRRGMLELDVLFQPFVEKHYEQMSVEDKHIFVRLLEGEDPVLFAWFMGHEKCADPELAKMVIRVRGRDAA; translated from the coding sequence ATGAATATCGCTAGAGTTAGATGGGCTTGTCGCAGAGGAATGTTGGAGCTTGATGTTCTCTTCCAACCATTTGTTGAAAAACATTACGAGCAGATGTCCGTTGAAGATAAACATATTTTTGTTCGTCTGTTAGAGGGTGAAGATCCGGTATTGTTTGCTTGGTTTATGGGCCATGAAAAATGCGCTGATCCTGAGCTCGCTAAGATGGTGATCCGTGTCCGTGGAAGAGACGCAGCATAG
- a CDS encoding protein YgfX — translation MEETQHSFNLTSSFDQRFSLVVFASLCLTSFLAWPLLDSLLYHLIKALFFSIMLLFFIHQFLQLKSWRFQFVLNGAGEGRLQGEERFKLTQKAFVSPFVCLFYIEADEKQTLMIVWSDMCDDTSYRNLCRLLLASKG, via the coding sequence GTGGAAGAGACGCAGCATAGCTTTAATCTCACCTCGTCATTCGACCAGCGTTTCTCGTTGGTCGTTTTTGCCAGTCTATGTTTAACCTCATTTCTTGCGTGGCCCCTGTTAGATTCACTCCTATATCACCTGATTAAAGCGCTGTTTTTCTCGATTATGCTGCTGTTTTTTATCCATCAGTTTTTACAACTCAAGAGTTGGCGTTTTCAATTTGTGCTTAATGGGGCTGGGGAGGGACGTTTGCAGGGGGAGGAGAGGTTTAAGTTAACGCAAAAGGCGTTTGTTTCCCCCTTTGTTTGCCTGTTCTATATTGAAGCTGATGAAAAGCAGACGTTAATGATAGTGTGGTCTGATATGTGTGACGACACAAGTTACCGAAACTTGTGCCGTCTTTTGCTTGCCAGTAAAGGCTGA